CTAAGTCTTCTTGGTATTGCGGGCCTCACGGCCACCTGGAGCACGGGTTTAAAGGCCTTTGGCAGTATTTCCCGCATCAGGTTTCTATGGACAAAGGTTCTTGGCGCAAGGAGCTATATTCTCACGGAAATTGCAGGTGTCTCACACCAGATTCCAGATTATGATCTGGTGGTTCACAGGGGCCTTGGCTTTCTGAATGCTGAGGCAAAAAACATTTTAACAAGGGGCCTTACACCGGAAGGAAACGCTCTGGATAAGGATCAGCGGGCCTTTTACCAGTCCATCCGCATTGTTCTTGGGGGTATCCGGAAGATGGCCGCCAACCTTGAAAGGGAAGCTTTGGCCCTTGCAGAGACGGCCAGACCCGATGACAAAGAGCGCCTTCTTAGTCTTGCCCGGAGCCTTGGACATGTGCCATGGCATCCTGCCAGAACCTTACAGGAAGGACTTCAGGCCTGCTGGCTGGTGCATGTGGCCATGAATCTGGAAGATTACGAGCAGGGGCTTTCCTTTGGCAGGCTGGACCAGATCCTTTATCCCCTGTTTGAAAAAGATATGGCCGAAGGCCGTCTGGATAAGGAAAGCGCCACCTGCCTCATTGCCTCCTTCCAGCTCAAGGCCTGTGAAACCATCCCTCTTTTTTCCCGCAGGATGGATGCCTTTTTCAGCGGTAACACCGTGGGCCAGGGCATCACCCTGGGCGGCACGGATGCCGAAGGCCGGGATGTGACCAACACCCTCTCCGGCCTCTTCCTCGATGCTTTTTTAAAAATCCGCACCCGTGAACCCAATCTGCATGTGCGGATTCATGAAACAACACCGGCATG
This sequence is a window from Desulfobotulus mexicanus. Protein-coding genes within it:
- a CDS encoding pyruvate formate lyase family protein is translated as MPEQALTSNNQRTLSPAPSPAPMENAIAAIRKTLMETNCSICLERPRLMLAAKLSMLFQKKQHPLIQRATMLTAVLGKRKAAIYPKETIAGNMSSKRIAANYYPEGGSSHILEDLFCLEKRSVPLKLSSFEKLSLLGIAGLTATWSTGLKAFGSISRIRFLWTKVLGARSYILTEIAGVSHQIPDYDLVVHRGLGFLNAEAKNILTRGLTPEGNALDKDQRAFYQSIRIVLGGIRKMAANLEREALALAETARPDDKERLLSLARSLGHVPWHPARTLQEGLQACWLVHVAMNLEDYEQGLSFGRLDQILYPLFEKDMAEGRLDKESATCLIASFQLKACETIPLFSRRMDAFFSGNTVGQGITLGGTDAEGRDVTNTLSGLFLDAFLKIRTREPNLHVRIHETTPAWFLEKCAALIAAGCGNPAFFGDKAVVRALTRAGMRLDHARDYGVIGCVELGSPGRTYHSSDAGLFNVPACLELALNQGKAFGKSLFAPWAVKT